The proteins below are encoded in one region of Arenibacter algicola:
- a CDS encoding YHYH protein, with amino-acid sequence MKKEVKIKKRIMALAMVPVLLISSLIACSADSASDEEIEEAEVTELHAAFAAFNSEATTIYLEGSNVVIETTGLPDHETVYWGEGNALYKEEPDVDRTPSIMSSNNNATTIIVDATPNLTGSTVSTQLNTIGIAVSGASIFNDQEGGGSLNQAAASLDWTGAHIGPGVYHYHLEPKAFTDDDEKLVGILLDGVFLYGRKCTSTGTYPTDLDASGGHTTATQYTDGEEEYHYHIINELYSTTGSYLAFAGPYQGY; translated from the coding sequence ATGAAAAAAGAAGTGAAAATAAAAAAAAGAATTATGGCATTGGCAATGGTTCCGGTCTTGTTAATAAGCTCTCTAATTGCTTGTAGTGCGGATAGTGCCAGTGACGAAGAAATTGAAGAAGCCGAAGTAACAGAATTACATGCCGCCTTTGCAGCCTTTAATTCAGAAGCTACCACCATTTATTTGGAAGGATCCAATGTCGTAATAGAAACAACGGGTTTGCCCGATCATGAAACGGTGTATTGGGGAGAGGGAAATGCATTATATAAGGAGGAGCCAGATGTTGATAGAACCCCAAGTATCATGTCCAGTAACAACAATGCTACTACAATTATAGTGGATGCAACCCCTAATTTAACGGGAAGTACCGTATCTACACAATTGAACACTATTGGCATAGCAGTAAGTGGGGCTTCCATTTTCAATGATCAAGAAGGGGGAGGTTCATTAAACCAAGCAGCTGCTAGTTTGGATTGGACTGGAGCCCATATAGGCCCTGGGGTTTATCATTATCACTTGGAGCCAAAGGCTTTCACCGATGACGATGAGAAACTGGTGGGGATACTCTTGGACGGGGTTTTTCTTTACGGCAGAAAGTGTACTTCCACAGGGACCTACCCAACAGATTTGGATGCTTCTGGAGGACACACAACTGCAACCCAGTATACCGATGGTGAGGAGGAGTATCATTACCACATCATTAATGAATTGTATTCAACGACAGGATCTTATCTGGCTTTTGCCGGTCCATATCAAGGATATTAA
- a CDS encoding YHYH protein, giving the protein MTNKFPYFLVGTVLLMSCLNCSNDSADTTDDSETIDDSAVVNVDPSYFYTADGSVTITTVPCTLSDGTQTDCYQIVTSSLATDHEMGPWCPDHIADGEEAGGIWLEGGEVYDVDGAFVENLATFYNDTNWLMYDANGDIYVTDTEEDCENAANPNVGAEYENFCVECLPSYITDLSQTWVIPVRPVIQTSPTLFTTAGGGPPGAGNTAPSTRGVALNGIEFSAPAPVDNILGAYTLAPFDDAGGHINVHQGYHYHAATGFGTQIVQDDGHAALIGYALDGFGIFALEDAHGDSPSDLDELRGHTDDTRGYHYHVDAAGNNNFINGLKGAYVN; this is encoded by the coding sequence ATGACCAATAAATTCCCATATTTTCTTGTAGGTACCGTGCTCCTCATGTCCTGCCTAAACTGCAGCAATGATAGTGCTGATACTACGGATGATAGCGAAACTATAGATGATTCTGCTGTTGTAAATGTTGATCCATCCTACTTTTATACAGCAGATGGGTCGGTCACGATTACTACCGTACCTTGTACACTTTCAGACGGCACCCAAACGGATTGCTATCAAATTGTTACCTCTAGTTTGGCAACAGATCACGAAATGGGCCCTTGGTGCCCGGACCACATCGCAGACGGTGAGGAAGCAGGAGGTATATGGCTGGAAGGCGGGGAAGTTTATGATGTGGATGGTGCCTTTGTTGAGAATTTGGCGACATTTTACAATGATACCAATTGGCTGATGTACGATGCCAATGGAGATATTTATGTAACCGATACGGAAGAAGATTGTGAGAATGCCGCTAACCCCAATGTAGGCGCCGAATATGAGAACTTCTGCGTAGAATGCCTTCCTTCCTATATTACCGATTTAAGTCAGACCTGGGTTATACCAGTAAGACCGGTAATACAGACTAGTCCCACTTTGTTTACTACTGCAGGAGGAGGACCTCCGGGAGCAGGCAATACGGCGCCTTCGACTCGTGGAGTAGCTTTGAACGGCATAGAATTTTCTGCTCCGGCACCTGTGGATAATATACTTGGGGCCTACACTCTCGCTCCTTTTGATGACGCTGGGGGGCATATTAATGTACATCAGGGCTATCACTACCATGCTGCTACAGGATTTGGTACACAAATAGTACAAGACGATGGGCATGCAGCTTTGATAGGATATGCCTTGGACGGATTTGGAATATTTGCTTTGGAAGATGCCCATGGCGATAGTCCTTCCGACCTGGATGAATTACGGGGGCATACGGATGATACTAGAGGATATCATTACCATGTAGACGCTGCAGGGAATAACAATTTTATAAATGGTTTAAAGGGTGCTTACGTCAATTGA
- a CDS encoding LytR/AlgR family response regulator transcription factor → MNCIIIDDEPLAIDVLTDYCKKIDFTDVVGTYTNPLDAITVIKEKKVDLIFCDIEMPQISGLEFINALENRPLFVFTTAYTQYAVEGFELNAVDYLVKPIPYHRFIKAISRTKEILAQKVKPTEANIFPSFGGSNDNQKFIFVKSEHENIKINLDDIEYIQGLKDYLKIHIAGTNKTILTLLSFKDLMEKLPHYQFIRVHKSFVVNVNVIKTIQRNRIVINDTRIPIGESHKTQFFAFLGL, encoded by the coding sequence ATGAATTGCATAATAATTGATGACGAGCCTTTGGCTATAGATGTATTGACAGACTATTGCAAAAAAATAGACTTTACCGATGTAGTAGGCACTTATACCAATCCTTTGGATGCCATAACAGTTATTAAGGAAAAAAAAGTTGATTTAATTTTTTGTGATATTGAAATGCCCCAAATAAGTGGTCTGGAATTTATAAACGCTTTGGAAAACCGGCCATTATTTGTTTTTACTACAGCCTATACCCAATATGCCGTGGAAGGTTTTGAACTTAACGCAGTTGATTACTTGGTTAAGCCGATTCCCTATCATAGATTTATAAAGGCCATCTCAAGAACCAAAGAAATTTTGGCCCAAAAGGTAAAACCAACGGAAGCCAATATTTTTCCTTCCTTTGGGGGAAGCAACGATAACCAAAAATTTATTTTTGTAAAATCCGAACACGAGAATATCAAAATAAATTTGGATGATATAGAATACATTCAAGGTCTCAAAGATTATTTAAAAATTCATATTGCAGGTACCAATAAGACCATCTTGACACTTTTGAGCTTCAAGGATCTTATGGAAAAACTACCCCATTACCAGTTTATAAGAGTGCACAAATCTTTCGTCGTCAACGTTAATGTGATCAAGACCATACAAAGGAACCGAATTGTAATCAACGATACCCGTATTCCCATCGGAGAAAGTCATAAGACCCAATTCTTTGCTTTTTTGGGCTTATAA
- a CDS encoding sensor histidine kinase, translating into MAFDKKNIPQWLVHTLLWSTLSILLFFPFLSESRTIPYGLGAKLLLAIALFYLNYYYLAPKLLLKDRMWTYIGLSVLLLLATGILSNLVHPPMGPDDLPRRAARMRPFTDNGPGAFRFLLMTTIIFAVPYIFGTMLKVYTEWQKNEDLRKLVEKEKIQSELQFLKTQLNPHFLFNSLNTIYSLSVKQSPDTSEAVINLSELMRYMLYEADKRLVPLAKELEYIKSYVALQRLRLSNSEDVSLKISGEERGKFVPPLLFISFIENAFKYGTDYNGKTFVKINLSINNESIHLQVTNIIGTFKAQSKSSGVGLENVKNRLNYLYPHAHVLLIADDGKTYEVNLTLNFKNYELHNN; encoded by the coding sequence ATGGCTTTTGACAAGAAAAATATACCACAATGGCTTGTTCACACCCTATTATGGTCCACACTATCCATTTTGCTGTTTTTTCCTTTCCTATCAGAGTCTAGGACAATTCCATACGGCTTAGGTGCAAAATTACTTTTGGCCATAGCACTCTTCTACCTCAATTATTATTATCTGGCACCAAAATTATTACTAAAGGATCGTATGTGGACCTATATTGGCCTATCTGTTCTACTGTTACTGGCCACAGGTATCTTGTCCAATTTAGTCCATCCGCCTATGGGACCCGACGACCTTCCCAGACGGGCGGCCCGTATGCGCCCATTTACGGATAATGGCCCTGGAGCTTTTCGTTTTTTATTGATGACGACCATTATTTTCGCCGTTCCCTATATTTTTGGAACAATGTTAAAGGTGTATACGGAATGGCAAAAAAACGAAGATCTCCGTAAATTGGTGGAGAAAGAAAAAATACAGTCAGAACTTCAATTTTTAAAGACCCAATTAAACCCGCATTTTCTTTTTAATTCATTAAATACTATCTATTCCCTTTCGGTAAAACAATCTCCCGATACCTCCGAAGCGGTAATCAATTTATCCGAACTTATGCGGTATATGCTCTACGAGGCGGACAAAAGACTAGTGCCCCTTGCCAAGGAATTGGAATACATTAAAAGTTACGTGGCTTTACAGCGGCTGCGACTTTCCAACAGTGAGGATGTGTCCCTAAAAATATCCGGTGAGGAAAGGGGAAAATTTGTCCCACCACTTTTATTTATCTCCTTTATTGAAAACGCATTTAAATATGGCACCGATTACAATGGAAAAACCTTTGTGAAAATAAACCTTTCCATAAATAATGAGTCTATACATCTACAGGTAACGAACATAATTGGAACTTTTAAAGCCCAATCGAAAAGTAGCGGAGTAGGCCTCGAAAACGTAAAAAACAGATTAAACTATTTGTATCCCCATGCCCATGTATTGCTTATAGCGGATGATGGAAAGACCTATGAGGTAAATTTAACCTTAAATTTCAAGAACTATGAATTGCATAATAATTGA
- a CDS encoding toxin-antitoxin system YwqK family antitoxin, whose product MRPLILLFFTAFFLLNCKQAPSGIREGGKSVAINSVEVSKKDLVLNQIEGKWYYKNQAYNGYSLKFHANDTLAERLGFVNGKREGVARSWSENGVLRVESTYHQNKLVGVYKSWWENGVLAEESNYVNGLKQGEEKQWYATGQLSKIRQLVEGKEEGLQKAWLPNGTLYVNYEAKNGRIFGMLRANSCYKLEDEVVVRD is encoded by the coding sequence ATGCGACCATTAATCCTATTGTTCTTTACGGCTTTCTTTCTGTTAAATTGTAAGCAGGCACCTAGCGGTATTCGTGAAGGGGGAAAGTCTGTGGCAATCAATTCTGTTGAGGTGTCAAAAAAAGATTTGGTCCTTAATCAAATAGAAGGCAAATGGTATTATAAAAACCAGGCTTACAATGGCTATTCGCTGAAATTTCACGCCAATGATACCTTGGCCGAAAGATTGGGGTTTGTAAATGGTAAAAGGGAAGGTGTGGCAAGAAGTTGGTCCGAAAATGGAGTGCTTAGGGTAGAATCTACCTATCATCAAAACAAGTTGGTAGGGGTGTATAAAAGCTGGTGGGAAAATGGGGTACTGGCGGAAGAATCCAATTACGTAAATGGTTTAAAGCAAGGTGAGGAAAAGCAATGGTATGCTACCGGGCAATTGTCTAAAATAAGGCAATTGGTGGAAGGGAAGGAAGAAGGCTTGCAAAAGGCCTGGTTGCCGAACGGGACCTTATATGTTAATTATGAGGCCAAAAACGGACGCATTTTTGGGATGCTTAGGGCTAATTCATGTTATAAATTAGAAGATGAAGTTGTTGTTAGGGATTAG
- a CDS encoding sensor histidine kinase: MDRTKRFLFHTVLWLAVWLMAWLLMTDDAGFAKKNTPSFLLQIVVIAVLIYYTAPALLFKKKYVPFILISLALIVFCAAIISEPVLGLFSGQPPREAGPPRPMRPRVPPQFLIHFLIMSIAYVLATFVETFLFAQKKEEETIRNKNENLQTELKLLKSQINPHFLFNSLNNIYALSVTNSEKTQQGISTLSNMLRYVLYECEQAYVPIGKEVAYIKDYLAMYVLKSSKTYPIHTEFQIKNDTVQVAPMLFIPFVENALKHGNLEKITDAFLKISIFSDDRKIHFEIENSIPKESMQKDKMGGIGLENVKKRLEILYPKKHSLKLQKELTTFKVQLHIDLNGKH, encoded by the coding sequence ATGGACAGAACTAAACGATTTCTTTTTCACACTGTATTATGGCTAGCCGTTTGGCTTATGGCCTGGTTACTAATGACAGATGATGCAGGCTTTGCAAAAAAAAACACACCGTCCTTTCTTTTACAAATTGTGGTCATAGCCGTTTTGATCTATTACACAGCTCCAGCACTTTTGTTCAAAAAAAAGTATGTGCCCTTTATATTGATCTCTTTGGCCCTGATCGTTTTCTGTGCCGCCATTATTTCCGAACCTGTTTTGGGACTATTTTCAGGTCAGCCACCACGTGAGGCAGGTCCACCACGCCCTATGCGCCCCAGGGTACCGCCCCAGTTTTTGATCCATTTTTTGATAATGTCCATTGCCTATGTGCTGGCCACCTTTGTAGAGACATTTTTGTTTGCCCAAAAGAAGGAAGAAGAAACCATTAGGAACAAAAATGAAAATTTGCAGACCGAACTAAAACTGCTGAAATCGCAGATCAACCCACATTTCCTTTTCAATTCCCTGAACAATATTTATGCCCTTTCGGTTACCAATTCGGAGAAGACCCAACAGGGAATCAGTACCCTATCCAATATGTTACGCTATGTTTTGTACGAATGTGAACAGGCTTATGTACCCATAGGAAAGGAGGTAGCTTATATAAAGGACTATCTGGCCATGTACGTCCTAAAAAGCAGTAAAACCTATCCCATACACACAGAATTTCAAATAAAAAACGATACTGTACAGGTGGCCCCTATGCTTTTTATTCCGTTTGTTGAAAATGCCCTAAAACACGGTAATCTAGAAAAGATAACAGATGCCTTTTTAAAAATAAGTATCTTCTCCGATGACAGGAAAATCCATTTTGAAATTGAAAACAGCATTCCCAAAGAGTCTATGCAAAAGGACAAAATGGGAGGAATAGGCCTCGAAAACGTAAAGAAAAGATTGGAAATTCTATATCCTAAAAAGCATAGCTTAAAGCTCCAAAAAGAATTAACTACTTTTAAAGTTCAACTACACATAGATCTGAATGGGAAGCATTAA
- a CDS encoding DUF4270 family protein → MRKLLGLIALLALMVSCSDDTINDSDFVAGGTFTNSNIRVVQIDTMNVETYTMKFDSLVTSQATRMLIGKYIDPVFGAVKSATYVELLPNSYSIDSEAEYDSIGFFLKYDAYYYNDTLKSNTIHIKELSELLEPEDGSNFYNTSKVAYSDEDLGSITYTPRPLETDSLVIKLSDTLGLGIFDQLQQKDITNTEEFKDYFHGLTFQPGEDDDGSIIGFDFSTSVMRMYYSIPGEESRTQFTADFTINTTSSPIPFFNQMSVVETNEYLETLTDKEVLLNSSESDNQSFVQSGIGYTTKIEFTNLKTLFDIPGQGTLLNAVLKIKPVLGSYSDELALRDNLALYIVDQNNDLTEQLLGTDNAAVQATLNRDGQEFNDIYYEIPLTTYIEGILSTERDADYAFILLPENYNSTVDRFVLMGKEGTDQGVKLELTYAIYDEDE, encoded by the coding sequence ATGAGAAAACTCCTTGGACTTATAGCTTTGCTGGCATTAATGGTTTCATGTAGCGATGATACTATTAATGATTCCGATTTTGTAGCTGGCGGGACATTTACGAACAGTAATATACGGGTTGTACAAATTGATACTATGAACGTGGAAACCTATACCATGAAGTTTGATAGCCTCGTAACTTCACAAGCCACCCGTATGTTGATAGGGAAATATATAGATCCAGTTTTTGGGGCTGTGAAAAGTGCAACCTATGTGGAATTGTTGCCCAACAGTTATTCTATTGACTCGGAAGCCGAATATGACAGTATCGGCTTCTTTCTTAAATATGACGCTTACTATTATAATGACACCCTTAAAAGCAACACCATCCATATTAAGGAGTTAAGTGAGCTACTAGAGCCGGAGGATGGGAGCAATTTTTACAATACCAGCAAGGTGGCATATTCCGATGAGGATTTAGGTTCCATAACCTACACTCCAAGGCCCCTTGAAACCGATTCTCTAGTTATAAAATTAAGCGACACTTTAGGGCTCGGTATTTTTGATCAATTACAACAAAAGGATATTACCAACACGGAGGAATTTAAGGATTACTTTCATGGGCTAACCTTTCAACCGGGCGAAGACGACGATGGGTCCATAATAGGGTTTGATTTTTCTACAAGTGTAATGCGAATGTATTATAGTATTCCCGGAGAGGAAAGTCGAACACAATTTACCGCAGATTTTACCATAAACACGACCAGCAGTCCAATACCTTTCTTTAATCAGATGTCCGTAGTTGAAACCAACGAATATTTGGAGACACTAACAGATAAGGAAGTTCTTCTCAATAGTTCCGAATCGGATAACCAAAGTTTTGTGCAGTCCGGTATTGGATACACCACCAAAATAGAATTTACGAATCTAAAAACGCTTTTCGATATTCCGGGACAGGGCACCTTGTTGAATGCTGTTCTTAAAATAAAACCGGTTTTGGGATCCTATAGTGATGAACTGGCTCTAAGGGACAACCTAGCGCTTTATATAGTAGATCAAAACAACGATTTAACGGAGCAATTGCTGGGAACGGATAATGCAGCGGTACAAGCCACTTTAAACCGCGATGGTCAGGAATTCAATGACATTTATTATGAAATACCCCTAACTACCTATATAGAAGGAATATTGTCCACAGAAAGGGATGCCGACTATGCATTTATTCTTTTGCCAGAGAATTACAACAGCACTGTAGACCGTTTTGTATTAATGGGAAAAGAGGGCACTGACCAAGGTGTAAAATTGGAACTTACCTATGCAATATATGATGAAGATGAATAA
- a CDS encoding SCO family protein has protein sequence MKLLLGIRKIGVVLFCLLALLVSCKNQVKKETVEVVETSRVEYLPYYRDESFTPYWITPNSDEEKNFHKIPDFQLLNQLGDTVSQTTFDERIYIADFFFTTCPGICLKMTGNMAKVQEAFKDDPEILLLSHSVTPSIDSVPVLKNYAEKNGVKDNKWHLVTGDKTEIYNLGRNQYFVENDLGVPKDINDFLHTENFLLIDKNKHIRGIYNGLNRASIAQLITDIKALKLE, from the coding sequence ATGAAGTTGTTGTTAGGGATTAGGAAGATTGGGGTAGTTTTATTTTGTTTGTTGGCGCTTCTTGTTAGTTGCAAAAATCAAGTAAAAAAGGAGACCGTTGAAGTGGTGGAGACCAGTAGGGTGGAATACCTTCCCTACTACAGAGATGAATCCTTTACGCCATATTGGATAACGCCCAATAGCGATGAGGAAAAAAATTTCCATAAAATCCCGGATTTTCAACTGCTGAATCAACTAGGGGATACTGTTTCCCAAACGACTTTTGATGAAAGGATCTATATAGCGGATTTCTTCTTTACCACATGTCCCGGTATATGCTTAAAGATGACCGGGAATATGGCAAAAGTACAGGAAGCATTTAAGGATGATCCGGAAATATTGTTGCTATCGCATTCGGTAACCCCCTCAATAGATTCGGTTCCGGTACTTAAAAACTATGCCGAAAAAAATGGGGTAAAGGATAATAAATGGCATTTGGTTACGGGAGACAAAACGGAAATTTACAATTTGGGAAGAAATCAATATTTTGTGGAAAATGATTTGGGAGTACCAAAGGATATAAACGACTTTTTACACACGGAAAACTTTTTGCTTATAGATAAAAACAAGCATATTAGAGGTATTTATAATGGGTTGAACAGGGCTTCCATAGCCCAGCTCATTACGGATATCAAAGCTTTAAAATTGGAGTAG
- a CDS encoding sulfatase family protein, which produces MKFFVTVLGLALLTITSCKNKTEDKKVVSTERPNILFIMSDDHTAQAWGIYGGILKDYVHNPNIKRLAAEGCVLENCLVSNSICTPSRATILTGQYSHVNGVTTLGAGLSPSHNNIAKELQKGGYATSVIGKWHLKQEPAGFDYYAVLPGQGDYWNPRLKTADNWEDYYGGGKVVEGFSTDIIADKTMEWIENRDKSKPFMAMCHFKATHEPYDYPERFSNLYRDEEIPVPDSFYDQGAETTGRVFKGQSIDNLQKRYLDATADPELRKDYMAYPELPFSVEGLSADKARMKTYQKFVKDFMRCGAAIDDNIGRLLDYLEKSGLAENTIVIYTADQGYFLGEHGWFDKRLIYEESIHMPFVIRYPKEIPAGTRNADIIENADFSALFADYAGIDYPETMQGHSFRENLKGNTPADWRKHGYYRYWDHSKDRPGHFGIRGERYKLAFYYGNGLKVNGYSKEEQPEKYWEFFDLEEDPNELYNAYADSDYQDVISEMKAEILRQRKMLGDLDEGNEEIHQIIADHWND; this is translated from the coding sequence ATGAAATTCTTTGTAACTGTTCTAGGCTTAGCATTATTAACCATCACCAGTTGTAAGAATAAGACAGAAGATAAAAAAGTGGTCAGTACGGAAAGACCTAATATTCTTTTTATAATGTCAGATGATCATACCGCACAGGCCTGGGGTATTTACGGTGGAATTTTAAAAGATTATGTGCACAATCCCAATATAAAACGGTTGGCAGCCGAAGGCTGTGTTTTGGAGAATTGTTTGGTGTCCAATTCCATTTGCACTCCCAGTAGGGCAACGATCCTAACCGGACAGTATAGTCACGTTAATGGGGTCACGACCCTAGGGGCTGGTTTATCCCCGAGTCATAACAATATAGCGAAGGAACTGCAAAAAGGCGGTTATGCTACCTCCGTAATCGGGAAGTGGCATTTAAAACAAGAGCCGGCAGGGTTTGATTATTATGCCGTACTGCCTGGGCAGGGAGATTATTGGAACCCAAGATTAAAAACTGCCGACAACTGGGAGGATTACTACGGAGGCGGTAAGGTAGTGGAAGGTTTCAGTACCGATATCATTGCCGATAAAACCATGGAATGGATAGAAAATAGGGACAAATCCAAACCCTTTATGGCCATGTGCCATTTTAAGGCTACCCACGAACCCTATGATTACCCGGAACGCTTTAGTAATCTATATCGGGATGAGGAAATTCCTGTACCCGATTCTTTTTATGATCAAGGAGCTGAAACTACCGGTCGCGTCTTTAAGGGGCAATCTATAGACAACCTACAAAAACGCTATTTGGATGCCACTGCCGATCCGGAATTGAGAAAGGATTATATGGCCTATCCGGAACTGCCCTTCTCTGTGGAAGGCTTGAGCGCTGATAAGGCGCGGATGAAGACCTATCAAAAATTTGTAAAGGATTTTATGCGCTGTGGAGCTGCCATTGATGACAATATTGGCAGATTGTTGGATTATTTGGAAAAGTCTGGATTGGCAGAAAACACCATAGTTATATATACCGCCGATCAGGGTTATTTCTTAGGGGAGCACGGTTGGTTCGACAAGCGTTTAATTTATGAGGAATCTATTCACATGCCCTTTGTAATACGGTACCCAAAAGAGATTCCAGCTGGTACCCGAAATGCCGATATCATAGAAAATGCCGATTTCTCGGCCCTCTTTGCAGATTATGCTGGCATAGATTATCCTGAAACTATGCAAGGCCATAGTTTTCGGGAAAACCTAAAAGGTAATACCCCGGCAGATTGGCGAAAGCATGGCTACTATAGGTACTGGGACCACAGCAAAGACAGGCCAGGCCATTTTGGGATTAGGGGAGAGCGCTACAAGCTTGCCTTTTATTATGGCAACGGACTTAAGGTAAATGGGTACAGCAAAGAGGAGCAGCCTGAAAAATACTGGGAATTCTTTGACCTGGAAGAGGATCCCAATGAACTTTATAATGCATATGCCGATTCAGATTATCAGGATGTTATTTCCGAAATGAAAGCCGAAATTCTTAGACAGCGTAAAATGCTAGGCGATCTTGATGAAGGTAATGAGGAAATTCATCAAATCATTGCTGACCATTGGAATGATTAG
- a CDS encoding Kelch repeat-containing protein, whose product MLTMASLTLCLMASCSSDDEDEDLGNWIDKSVFDGSPRSGSAYFTIGNIGYSGVGYDGDDYLTSFWAYDMDGDYWSQKADFPGAARNAAVGFAINDKGYIGSGYDGLDELSDFYSYDTSTNTWTAIASFPSTPRRSAIAFGINGYGYFGTGFDGDNDRKDFWKYDPSTDSWSELVGFGGDKRRAATTFTIGETAYMGTGVSNGIYLNDFWAFDSATESWTQKLDLDEEDDYSIVRSNALGFTLNDYGYIATGTFGGTLQSIWEYDPNTDTWESKTDFERTSRQDAVVFSNNVRAFIGLGRTGSLYLDDLEEFLPYDEYDDED is encoded by the coding sequence ATGTTAACTATGGCTAGCTTAACACTTTGCTTAATGGCCAGTTGCTCTAGCGACGATGAGGATGAAGATCTAGGAAACTGGATAGACAAATCTGTATTTGATGGGAGTCCCCGTAGTGGCAGTGCCTATTTCACAATTGGAAACATTGGATATAGTGGTGTAGGTTATGATGGCGATGATTACCTAACCTCCTTTTGGGCCTATGATATGGATGGTGATTATTGGTCACAAAAAGCCGATTTCCCAGGAGCAGCAAGGAATGCCGCAGTAGGCTTTGCCATAAATGACAAGGGATATATAGGATCTGGTTATGATGGTCTTGACGAACTGTCGGATTTTTATTCTTACGACACAAGCACCAATACATGGACGGCAATCGCATCCTTCCCATCTACCCCAAGACGAAGTGCTATTGCATTTGGAATAAACGGCTATGGCTATTTTGGTACCGGTTTTGACGGTGACAACGATAGGAAGGATTTTTGGAAATACGACCCATCTACCGATAGCTGGTCCGAGTTAGTAGGCTTTGGTGGTGACAAAAGAAGGGCTGCAACCACCTTTACCATAGGTGAAACTGCATATATGGGAACCGGGGTTTCCAATGGTATTTATTTGAATGACTTTTGGGCTTTTGATTCCGCCACAGAAAGTTGGACACAGAAATTGGATCTTGACGAGGAAGACGATTATTCCATTGTTCGAAGCAATGCCTTAGGTTTTACTCTAAATGACTATGGATATATAGCCACAGGAACCTTTGGGGGAACCTTACAATCTATTTGGGAATATGATCCCAATACCGATACTTGGGAATCCAAAACAGATTTTGAAAGAACATCCAGACAGGATGCAGTGGTATTCTCCAATAACGTAAGGGCATTTATAGGTCTAGGCCGTACAGGTAGCCTCTATTTGGATGATTTGGAGGAATTTTTACCATATGACGAATACGACGACGAAGATTAG
- a CDS encoding EF-hand domain-containing protein: MKKMVLKSAVLTAMVTLFFSANLSAQSQGGKGQKEPPSVDQIFKEMDKDEDGKLSKEELKGPIKDDFDTIDTDEDGYISKEELEKAPKPKGRKRE, encoded by the coding sequence ATGAAAAAAATGGTATTAAAATCAGCAGTGTTAACAGCAATGGTAACCTTATTTTTTAGCGCTAACCTTAGTGCGCAATCCCAAGGGGGTAAAGGACAAAAAGAACCACCATCCGTAGACCAAATTTTTAAGGAAATGGACAAGGATGAGGACGGTAAATTATCCAAAGAGGAATTAAAGGGCCCTATTAAAGATGATTTTGACACGATAGATACCGATGAGGATGGCTACATCTCTAAAGAAGAGTTGGAGAAAGCACCAAAGCCTAAAGGACGTAAACGTGAATAG
- a CDS encoding DUF4907 domain-containing protein, with protein sequence MKRILVAYILIAVVFGLLFLNFTDYTFGSTKSKNPLHSETFKVGNGYGYQIALEDKVLIRQEYIPILEGKKPFTSAEDAERTANRVITKLLRKESPILTLLELKELQIPEFNSK encoded by the coding sequence ATGAAAAGAATTTTAGTAGCATATATTTTGATTGCGGTCGTATTTGGACTTTTATTTTTGAACTTCACAGATTACACCTTTGGTTCAACAAAAAGCAAAAACCCGCTGCATTCCGAAACATTTAAGGTAGGGAATGGCTATGGATATCAAATAGCACTAGAGGACAAAGTACTTATTAGACAGGAGTATATTCCAATTTTAGAAGGAAAAAAGCCGTTTACATCAGCTGAAGATGCAGAGCGCACTGCCAATAGGGTTATCACCAAATTATTAAGAAAAGAGAGTCCAATCTTGACACTTTTAGAATTGAAGGAACTGCAAATTCCTGAATTTAACTCAAAATAA